From Schistocerca americana isolate TAMUIC-IGC-003095 chromosome 11, iqSchAmer2.1, whole genome shotgun sequence, the proteins below share one genomic window:
- the LOC124553247 gene encoding uncharacterized protein LOC124553247 produces MVNFATNSSRSVDPVLPEPGEASLAVELPEEGTTASSTQGEAVPSTSQHQTAITEYVPKKMGLIQKKKVDSKLMGLFTKDYQPFSIVNDSGFRSFVHALNPTYEIPSRRTVTNVMLPAAYAEANEKVQQKLQAHVVL; encoded by the exons ATGGTGAACTTTGCGACAAATTCTTCAAGATCCGTCGACCCTGTGTTGCCAGAGCCAG GTGAAGCCTCTCTTGCAGTGGAGTTGCCAGAAGAAGGCACCACAGCCAGCAGCACACAGGGGGAAGCAGTTCCCTCCACATCACAGCATCAGACAGCCATCACAGAATACGTTCCCAAAAAGATGGGACTGATTCAAAAGAAGAAGGTGGATAGCAAATTAATGGGTCTGTTCACAAAAGACTATCAACCTTTCTCTATTGTAAATGACTCAGGATTTCGTAGTTTTGTACATGCACTGAATCCTACTTATGAAATACCGAGTAGAAGGACTGTAACAAATGTAATGTTGCCAGCAGCATATGCAGAAGCAAATGAGAAAGTACAACAAAAGCTGCAAG CACATGTTGTCCTGTAG